The window aaacccttgctgattttcttgctgattttctattttagttggctgctagaggacattgattatTTGCATATCTTGtttggtgtctagattgatttgtgctgaacctaacattcgcatgacgtttgttcccttccctaTGTCtccacttgaagcttaagtaagtttatgtgtttttccgcttagattgatattgctcatggctacatgttgatttgtctttatttattgtatGTTGAATCATGTTTTGCTGAGCATATCTAAATCCCAACCTAACCCCAAGATCCCCCTTAAGTTTGTCTTACCCTAATTGAGTCACTCTTGTAGGGACCTTAGTTGTCTAGGAAATCCCCTACATCATGCTGAGACCCGAGAGCCATTCGAAGAGTTGAAGGGATTCCATGATAGAGGAGATGGAAACATGGTCGGCTTtcgagaagatcatgagatcatccgCAAAAGCAAGATGGGTGAGGGATAAATGCTTGCATTTGGGGATAAGAGAGATGATGTGGAGGTCCATGGAATAGATCTAGAGGGAACTTCTAGACCGAGACAGAATAGGAAAGGACAGAGTGATCAGCCTTGGCGAATACCAATTAAGGAATGGAAGAAGCCTGCTGGGCTGCCATTAACAAGAACAAAGAAGCGAGGGGTGGAGATGCATGCGAAGATCCATCTGACAAAATTTGGCGGAAAGGACATTTGGAGGAGGGTGTCACAGAGGAAGTCCCAGTTGATGGAATCGAAGGCCTTATGATATCAACTTTGAGGAGGGCAGTAGGGCCATGGGATTTACGCTCGAAACCGCGGATGATTTCATGGCATAAGATGATGTTATCGGCAATGCTCCTCCCAGAGATGAATGCTGATTGATTTTGACTGATGAGGTTCTCAATGACCTTTTGGATGTAAAGGGAGAGGACTTTTGCAATGAACTTGTATACAAATTGCACAGGGAGATAGGTCTGAAGTCCTGCATAGAGGAGGCACCCTCAGTTTTGGGGATGAGACAAAGAAAGGTGTGATTTACACCACTGATTTGGCTGggattgaggaagaaacttCTGATAGCCCGGATAAGATCATCCTTGATGATGTCCCAACACGAGGTAAATAAACCCATGCTAAACCCATCAGGCCCCGGGGCTTTGTTAGCCTTATGGGAAAGGACAATAGAGGAGATTTCTTCATCAGAGGGAATGGATTGAAGGCCGGGGAGAAGGTGGTCAGGAATGAGCTTATTGATCAGCGAGGGATGGTATGAGGGGGGTGGGGCTGGCCAGGGGGTTAAAGAGCTCAGAGAAGTAATGAGAGGCCTCAGATTTTATCTCATCCTAAGAACTAAGCATCACACCGTTTctggaagagaggagagaaatggtGTTAGCATTCATTCGAGCCTTGACAGACCGATGGAAGAAAGCACTGTTAGAATCACCCAAATCAAGCCACTTTATTCGGGATTTTTCTTgaggaagctttcttcttgggCGAGAAGAGTAGAGAGCTCCTGAGAGAGGGACTTTTCCTCATCCGCTAGGAAGGGATTGAGGGGGTCGGTCTGCAGTCTTATCTGAATAGCATCCAGTCTAGACTTTTGAATGCGAAGGGAGAGGACTTTTGCAATGAACTTGTATAACAAATTGCATAGGGAGATAGGTCTGAAGTCCTGCACATAGGAGGCACCCTCAGTCTTGGggatgagaaaaagaaaggtgtgATTTACACCACTTTATTTAACCTATTCTTAATCTGAACTTAAGTAGACATCGGCCTTTtagaaacctaaaccctagattCTTAAGCCTAGTACTAAAATCTGCAAACAGGTCTGAATCTCTCTTTTCCGCCAGACCATGTTTCAAAAAATTCCTACTCGATTTCAGGCAGCTGGGTCGGGTGTTTTCCTAATCGAATCTAGAGGTCTGAGGGATCTAGAGTTATTTGTCTCCATATTCCACTATGTTGGCTGCATTAGGGTTGGTTTAATGTCATACCATGTTAAATGAAGGAGCTTCATACTACTAGAAATTCTGAACAGATGCGTTGGTTTACATATTGTTATCACAAAAGTACAACTATGAGATCTTAGGCTTAGGCCTgcaaaagtttctttttgttAATAGCCAACCATTCCACGTCTCCATTTCTTAGCGTGATGTTTTCCTCTCtattttgataaattttgaTTGTTGGCTAACAGTAGTACCATCTGTTGTTCAGCAAATCAATCAAATGATTGCAGATGTTGACAAGGATGGCAGTGGTGCGATTGATTTTGACGAATTTGTGCACATGCTGACAGCCAAGATTGGAGAAAGGGATACCAAGGAGGAGCTCATGAAAGCTTTTCGCATAATTGACCAAGATAATAATGTGAAGTACCCATTATCTCAAGGCAGCTTGTTTTTTACTGTTGATAACTAACTCTTCTTTAATATGTATTCAGGGAAAGATATCTGCTAGTGATATTCAGCGTATAGCAAGggatttgggtgagaaatttaGCGACAGAGAAATTCAAAATATGATCGATGAAGCGGACCGTGATCGTAAGTTAGCCTTTTCTGCATTAGTGATGTATTATACTCGTTTCTTTGGTTGTGCTTGAGATCAAAATTACATGCTATTTTAGGAAGTGTAAAGACCTGATTACATTTACCTGTCAAGCTAAGTATCATTGCATGTGACATGGTTATTTTCATTAGAAGAGTTCCTAATGACACACTGAGACACAGCAATTAATGCTTATTAtacaaaaattacaatttacCCCATGAAGATAAGTGGTTTGATGAATTTCTACACTTCATGATCAATATTCTGAAGTGTTGTATTCTGTCATTATTCATAGCAGCTTTCAGTATCACTACGTGCCGCATGGCGTTTACAAGTGTTTTCTCATGATACTAATTTGATGTGACCTATTTCCATTTCAATATGACACTTCCCTTTTCCATAAACGATTAAATATTCTACTGAAATCTTGGATAACCTTTGTTGATATTTTATTCATGTTTTTAAAAGCTTTCAatgaaaattagaagaaaatgtTTAAACAGGCTTTGGACAAGCTTGTCTAGTTTGGACTTGTTAGACCAGTCTTGATTGGATGCACTACTTTGTGCCATGAGTTTGAtggaacaaaacaaaacatttaAGTTATAAATGGATgtatcatttttcattatttcatcGTTGGGGCTTATTCTCACCATCCTTGGTCTATCAAGATCTATTCATGAATTGCATCCTCTTGGTCATGATACTTTCCTATTCTGTCTGCATGTGAATTCTGTGTCCATATTATTCATGGCTTGGGAGCCTGTACAATAATTGTGTCAGCCTCCAGAATTGTTATGTTAGCAATGAAATCATCTGGGAGGATAACTTGGGTATTTATAAAAATCAATgatttcttcttgacaaatcaCTGCAATCAGCTTGAGTTGTAGCCTATcataatagataaataaatgaataaaaaattgtatcaattggaatcatgattttgaGGATTGGTATGGAATTGGCTTGATCCTTGGTTAGAATGCTAGTTTTCTTTATCCTGTGGCAATCTTTCTTTGTATCACGGCCGTACAGCAGATCACTTGTATGTAATGATTTTTATGATGATGAAATTTGCAGATGATGGTGAAGTCAATGCTGATGAGTTCGTAAGGGTGATGAGGAAAACTTCTTATGGGTATTAGAACTTTGATGTTAAAGGTCCTTGTATGTCGGTAATCATCCTGCACGCTTTTACCGTGGTACCTGGCTCCTGAAAACTGGACAGAACCCTCCTAACATAAGTGGATTTGTTATCTTTGCGTAATTTAGTTTGACAGTTCCATCTGTGGGGATTGAGTTGTTTATGTCCTGTTATATTGTATTCTCTTTACAGGACCTAATGCCAGTTAGCCTGTTTTGGGACCATGTGCTTTATTGCAATACACTGGTCTTATATGTGTATAAgcagtttttattttgtttgtatcTACTGAATGGTAAGAAGTGTTTTGTCATTGTTTAATGGTTTATTCTTGCAATGGATTCCTTCTTGGTGGAAGCCATGCCATTTTCTCTCCCTGATTTGCTCAATATATTTGCTTAGGGAAAGTTGCAGACCTCCCCTATGGCCTACCATGTATAAGCACGATACTCATAGCACTCACTAGGGTTTTCAAAATTCAGGAGTCTTTTAAGTCTAACGgtgttaaaaatgaaaatgacagTTTTGATCCCCCACTATATGCCCCGCCGGTTACAAGAATCAATCGCGAAAGCTTTTTTGACCAAAAAGTTTCATAATTCCACTTGTATAATCTTGGAGGGGGGAAATGCTGAACTGCAATTTATCAAGTGGAAGAACTCGGTTGACTGCACAGTTTCTGAAATTGAATTCTCACAAATGTGAACCCAAATTGTCCGAGTCAAGTGGAATACCATTAGAAGCCAGAAATCTTGATAGAAAAAACAATAGTGACTTTGgctattttagttttagatgATTTGTTCCACACGTCTATTTGATCAATCCATTGTCTCTACCTGTTGGAAAGATATTTGCTTTCAGTATCTTCCAGTAAGGGACTGGCTGAACAACCATGTAGAACAACAAACAATGTAGCTCACTCCATGGCTAAGTGTGGGTTGAGCAGCCCCTCTACTCAGCTTAAAAAGCAAACAACCACATTGAGGTATCCAAGAAAGTTGCTTACTTATTAAAGTCGTTACTTGCGGCGATGTTTGCTTGCAAAGGAAATTTAGAGTGAAGGAAAATGAATTgtttaccatatttagtaatgatatattttacatgtaatttttactCTATATTTTATAGCAGAGGGTTTTGATGGCGAagcaaaatgaaatttaataaccaaatatggaatgatttggaatgcgtgatatagtcacatggtgCAATGATTGTAAAAAAatgtacttcctttccctttaattcccttaGCAACCAAACAGAGCTTGCTCAAATTTGACAAGAAGACCCAAGTCTTACAGCCCACATGgattggaaacttggaagattTCGGGGCCAGAGCAACCTTTTTTAATCTGCTTTCCATGTATGATACTATGGAATGTATCAAATGTCATGCTTAAATCCTTTTAAGTACAGGTATAGTAGGAGGGTAGGACACTCTATTTGTGGGATATATCTGCATCACAACCGCTCGACAAAATGGCTTCACCCACATGCGGGTGTATGTGTGTTTCACACCCCCCGTGCGTTTTTAGTAGGTTGGTCATTGGGCCTATGATGCCCAATAGGGGATGTGGTAGGATAGattagtaagaaaaaaaaaagaataccaaATTGACGATAAAGACACAGATCGATCCATGAATCGTCATTAAAACAAAATTATCATGATTCAGAAGAGGGTTTAATTGTAATAATGCCGTCAAAATGGGGAGGTTTGAGTAATATTTGACATCCCAAGGAATGGTATGAGTATCGGGCATAACACAGGGAGGAAGTCtgtaatttttccatttatgtATTATCATTCTTTTCTGGGATACCCATTACCCCACcctcctccccctttttttttttttttatacactttatGACTTCTAATAAGAAGGATTCCACATGGATACTAGACGGGGAAACATAATCACTtttgaataacatggtggatgAATATAGTGTACAGGAGTGCAGATCCTATGTGATTCTTCCTGTAGGATTGATTCAGAGGCAGCTTATTAACTTCGTGTAGTTACACGGAATGCATCACCTGGTTTTGTATAGTTTGCCATGGAGTATGAACACTTCATTAGCTTTACAGAATGCATAAGCTAATGGCAAAAAGCTTGGCAAAGTTTGGGGCCTGTAGATCTATCTGATGGATCACTAACTGCTGGCTGAATTTACTCTTAACCTACGGACTGTTGATCTGTCTTCCTACCCTTCCATACTTCCTGGGTTCAAGTACCCTCCCGCACACTTGGGTGCCCAACT is drawn from Macadamia integrifolia cultivar HAES 741 chromosome 7, SCU_Mint_v3, whole genome shotgun sequence and contains these coding sequences:
- the LOC122084424 gene encoding caltractin-like; translated protein: MASLYRGQSRKEKPRGRHHGLTQQKRQEIKEAFELFDTDGSGTIDAKELNVAMRSLGFEMTDEQINQMIADVDKDGSGAIDFDEFVHMLTAKIGERDTKEELMKAFRIIDQDNNGKISASDIQRIARDLGEKFSDREIQNMIDEADRDHDGEVNADEFVRVMRKTSYGY